In uncultured Campylobacter sp., a genomic segment contains:
- a CDS encoding HobA family DNA replication regulator yields the protein MQDLHTWSVTAMRSEPGLEWLEDRKEDWTPLLASKLKFLHDGFAFIVICDDERSWFSEYIIKNINSSTNSRPLLPFFSLRSLYRGGVNSLEDALLLNDMLSLAFANGFIYFYIGNGNHPLAKIAKSHEDSYLWLIDERLQNSFYMSESDPSLDLKLIQLFKILDKSIDAVLFDEVVL from the coding sequence ATGCAGGATCTGCATACTTGGAGCGTTACGGCGATGCGCTCCGAGCCCGGACTTGAGTGGCTTGAGGATCGCAAGGAGGACTGGACGCCGCTTTTAGCTTCAAAGCTGAAATTCCTCCACGACGGCTTTGCTTTCATCGTCATCTGTGACGATGAGCGAAGCTGGTTTAGCGAATACATCATCAAAAATATCAACTCCTCTACCAACTCACGCCCGCTGCTACCGTTTTTTTCGCTGCGCTCGCTTTATCGCGGCGGCGTAAATAGCCTGGAGGACGCGCTGCTGCTAAACGATATGCTAAGCCTCGCGTTTGCCAACGGCTTTATATATTTTTACATCGGCAACGGCAACCATCCGTTAGCCAAAATCGCCAAAAGCCACGAGGACAGCTATCTGTGGCTCATCGACGAGAGGCTGCAAAACAGCTTTTACATGAGCGAGAGCGATCCGAGCCTGGATCTCAAACTGATCCAGCTTTTTAAAATTTTAGACAAAAGCATAGACGCCGTGCTTTTTGACGAAGTGGTGCTTTGA
- a CDS encoding aspartate kinase — protein MLIVQKYGGTSVGTLERIEAVAQRVIKTKNEGHNVVVIVSAMSGVTNQLIEQAEFFTKTPVGREMDVLLSSGERVTSALLAIALNAKGYAAIAFSGRGAGIVTDNFHTKARIVSIDPKSMQEALKQGKIVVVAGFQGISTTGEVTTLGRGGSDLSAVAVAGALNADLCEIYTDVDGVYTTDPRIEPKAKKLDRISYDEMLELASLGAKVLQNRSVELAKKLNVNLVTRSSFNDHEGTLITGEEKMEDAVISGIALDKNQARITIRNVEDRPGVAAEIFSALASKEINVDMIVQNIGRNGETNLGFTVPQNELETAYRVMKEVNPNPNSIIESDADIVKVSLVGVGMKSHSGIASKAFKTLADEGINIQMISTSEIKISMIVEAKYGELAVRALHKAYDLDK, from the coding sequence ATGCTGATCGTTCAAAAATACGGCGGTACGAGCGTCGGCACGCTAGAGCGGATCGAGGCGGTTGCGCAGCGCGTGATCAAAACCAAAAACGAAGGGCATAACGTCGTAGTAATCGTCTCTGCGATGAGCGGCGTTACCAATCAGCTCATTGAGCAGGCGGAATTTTTTACTAAAACTCCCGTAGGCAGAGAGATGGACGTGCTGCTAAGCTCGGGCGAGCGCGTCACGAGCGCACTTTTAGCTATCGCGCTAAATGCTAAGGGCTATGCTGCGATCGCGTTTAGCGGGCGAGGCGCAGGCATCGTGACGGATAATTTTCACACCAAAGCTCGCATCGTCTCTATCGATCCAAAAAGTATGCAAGAGGCGCTAAAGCAGGGCAAAATCGTCGTCGTCGCGGGCTTTCAAGGTATCAGCACCACAGGCGAAGTAACTACGCTCGGGCGAGGCGGAAGCGATCTTAGCGCAGTCGCCGTCGCAGGAGCGCTGAATGCCGATCTGTGTGAAATTTACACCGACGTAGACGGCGTATATACGACCGATCCGCGCATTGAGCCAAAGGCTAAGAAGCTTGATCGCATCAGTTACGACGAGATGCTTGAGCTTGCGAGCTTGGGAGCAAAGGTTTTGCAAAATCGAAGCGTTGAGCTTGCGAAGAAATTAAACGTAAATTTGGTGACGCGAAGCAGTTTTAACGATCATGAAGGAACACTCATAACAGGAGAAGAAAAGATGGAAGATGCGGTAATTAGCGGCATTGCACTGGATAAAAATCAAGCAAGAATCACGATTAGAAACGTAGAGGATCGCCCTGGCGTCGCGGCTGAAATTTTCTCCGCGCTTGCAAGCAAGGAGATCAACGTCGATATGATCGTGCAAAATATCGGACGAAATGGCGAGACGAATTTGGGCTTTACTGTGCCGCAAAACGAGCTGGAAACGGCCTATAGGGTAATGAAAGAGGTAAATCCAAATCCGAATTCCATCATCGAATCAGACGCCGATATCGTAAAGGTTTCTTTAGTCGGCGTTGGTATGAAAAGCCACAGCGGCATAGCCAGCAAGGCGTTTAAGACGCTCGCGGACGAAGGGATAAATATCCAGATGATCTCCACGAGCGAGATCAAGATTTCGATGATCGTAGAGGCTAAATACGGCGAGCTTGCCGTGCGCGCGCTGCATAAAGCCTACGATTTGGATAAATAA
- a CDS encoding RNA pyrophosphohydrolase has protein sequence MEKEKNYRPNVAAIVLSPSYPFNCEILIAQRSDIKGAWQFPQGGIDDGETPRMAIRRELGEEIGTSKVDIIAECPKWLSYDFPDGVAQKMRPYDGQIQRYFLVRLRSLADININTKLPEFDAFKFVGANEVLRHVNHFKKPIYATVLKYFKEEGYI, from the coding sequence ATGGAAAAAGAGAAAAATTACAGACCGAATGTCGCTGCAATCGTACTTTCGCCCTCGTATCCGTTTAATTGCGAAATTTTAATCGCGCAACGAAGCGACATCAAAGGCGCTTGGCAGTTTCCTCAAGGTGGTATCGACGATGGTGAGACGCCTAGGATGGCGATCCGCAGAGAGCTAGGTGAGGAGATCGGAACAAGCAAAGTCGATATCATCGCTGAGTGCCCGAAGTGGCTTAGCTACGACTTTCCCGATGGGGTAGCTCAAAAGATGCGCCCATACGACGGGCAAATTCAAAGGTATTTTTTGGTGAGATTGCGAAGCTTAGCCGATATAAACATCAATACCAAACTTCCGGAGTTCGACGCATTTAAATTCGTAGGCGCGAATGAGGTTTTAAGGCACGTAAATCACTTCAAAAAGCCGATTTACGCGACGGTTTTAAAATATTTTAAGGAGGAGGGTTACATTTAA
- the hemW gene encoding radical SAM family heme chaperone HemW — protein MHIYIHVPFCTSKCPYCAFGSFSDKFSLAKSYFRALELEVRDFLAKNPHAQISTLFIGGGTPSAVDAGLYDEIFALLAPHFAAKAEISSEANPNSASPAWLRAMRGLGVNRISFGAQSFNDAKLKFLGRAHSAAQIFLAVQNAKAAGFDNINLDLIYASKFDDKRNLKFEMAELARCEVPHLSAYALSLEENTPFFGRESFKKKSAALAKFLFALAADSGFSQYEISNFAARGLRCKHNLAYWRGEDYAGLGAFAVGTSGQVRLSSPKNLRDYIADPLQKQREVLSAQDKKFERIFLGLRCVLGLEAQILDASELSNAQLLVSEKKLKFVEGKFYNPNFLLADEIALFITQESRNGR, from the coding sequence TTGCACATCTACATCCACGTGCCGTTTTGCACCTCAAAATGCCCGTATTGCGCCTTTGGCTCCTTCAGCGACAAATTTAGCCTCGCAAAAAGCTACTTTCGCGCGCTAGAGCTTGAAGTGCGCGACTTTTTGGCGAAAAATCCACATGCGCAAATCTCTACGCTTTTTATCGGAGGAGGCACGCCAAGCGCCGTGGATGCAGGGCTTTACGACGAAATTTTTGCGCTGCTTGCGCCGCATTTTGCCGCCAAAGCCGAAATTAGCTCGGAAGCCAACCCAAACTCCGCCAGCCCCGCCTGGCTTAGGGCGATGCGCGGTCTCGGTGTAAATCGCATCAGCTTCGGCGCTCAAAGCTTTAACGACGCTAAGTTAAAATTCCTCGGTCGCGCGCACAGTGCGGCGCAGATTTTTCTGGCGGTGCAAAATGCCAAAGCGGCGGGCTTTGACAATATAAATTTAGATCTAATCTATGCAAGCAAATTTGACGATAAAAGGAATTTAAAATTTGAAATGGCTGAGCTTGCGCGCTGTGAAGTGCCGCATCTAAGTGCCTATGCGCTAAGCCTTGAGGAAAACACGCCCTTTTTCGGACGCGAAAGCTTTAAAAAGAAAAGCGCGGCTTTAGCTAAATTTCTCTTTGCTCTTGCGGCGGATAGCGGCTTTAGCCAGTATGAAATTTCAAATTTTGCCGCGCGCGGACTGCGCTGTAAGCACAATCTCGCCTACTGGCGCGGTGAGGATTACGCCGGGCTTGGAGCGTTTGCCGTGGGCACAAGCGGGCAGGTACGCCTTAGCTCGCCTAAAAATTTGCGAGATTACATTGCAGATCCGCTGCAAAAACAGCGCGAAGTTCTAAGCGCGCAGGATAAAAAGTTTGAGCGCATATTTCTCGGGCTGCGCTGCGTTTTGGGGCTTGAAGCGCAAATTTTAGACGCCTCGGAGCTAAGCAACGCGCAGCTGCTCGTGAGCGAAAAAAAGCTGAAATTTGTCGAGGGCAAATTTTATAATCCCAACTTTTTGCTTGCCGACGAGATCGCGCTTTTTATCACGCAAGAAAGCCGCAATGGGCGCTAA
- the tatB gene encoding Sec-independent protein translocase protein TatB, with translation MFGISMPEITVILIIAIIVLGPEKLPKVLVELAKYFKVIKKTINDAKSSFDQELRIAELKEDAKKYKESITQASEGVRKKLTFEELDEIKGGIDSVKETLNAGLKNIEGSVKDTLNSAEVSAQKQNETANLKSNSGGENSVQSSTGTANSTQGSADSAMNSGVESKSANSSAENKGENSMPSTSGGAQNLNANLNGDARNSTQNSAQNNDTQKS, from the coding sequence ATGTTTGGTATCAGTATGCCTGAAATTACGGTCATTTTAATCATCGCGATAATCGTGCTGGGGCCCGAAAAGCTTCCAAAAGTGCTGGTCGAGCTAGCTAAATACTTCAAAGTCATCAAAAAGACCATCAACGACGCAAAATCGAGCTTCGATCAGGAGCTTCGCATCGCCGAGCTCAAAGAGGATGCCAAAAAATACAAAGAGAGTATCACACAAGCAAGTGAGGGCGTGCGCAAAAAGCTCACGTTTGAGGAGCTCGACGAGATAAAAGGCGGCATAGACTCGGTCAAAGAGACGCTAAATGCGGGGCTAAAAAATATAGAAGGCTCCGTAAAAGACACGCTAAATTCCGCGGAGGTCTCGGCGCAAAAACAGAATGAGACGGCAAATTTAAAGTCAAATTCGGGCGGAGAAAATTCCGTGCAAAGCTCCACTGGCACCGCAAACTCTACGCAAGGCTCCGCCGACAGCGCAATGAATTCCGGCGTTGAAAGCAAAAGCGCGAATTCGAGTGCCGAAAACAAAGGCGAAAATTCCATGCCGAGCACGAGCGGCGGTGCGCAAAATTTGAATGCAAATTTAAACGGCGATGCGCGAAATTCTACGCAAAATTCCGCGCAAAATAACGATACGCAAAAATCATAA
- the tatC gene encoding twin-arginine translocase subunit TatC produces the protein MFEELKPHLAELRKRLVISVLSVIVLFIACFGFWEDILGFMTRPLVRVLPKGSEIIFTQLGETFFTAMKVSFFTSLLLAMPIIFWQAWLFVAPGLYDNEKKYVIPFVSGASIMFFLGAAFCYFFVIPVAFNFLVNFGAKQFTAMPTIGEYVGFFAKLVVAFGISFELPVVTFFLAKIGLVTNKSLSDFFRYAIVIIFIFAAVMTPPDVLSQFMLATPLIALYLLSIFIAKMINPYKHEDDEGENSTDVAQA, from the coding sequence ATGTTTGAAGAGCTAAAACCCCATCTAGCCGAGCTTCGCAAGCGCCTAGTTATCTCCGTGCTTTCCGTCATCGTCCTTTTCATCGCGTGCTTCGGCTTTTGGGAAGATATTTTAGGCTTTATGACCCGTCCGCTGGTGCGCGTGCTTCCTAAAGGCAGTGAGATCATCTTTACCCAGCTTGGCGAAACGTTTTTTACCGCGATGAAGGTATCGTTTTTCACCTCGCTGCTTCTAGCGATGCCGATAATTTTCTGGCAGGCGTGGCTTTTCGTAGCGCCTGGGCTTTACGATAACGAGAAAAAATATGTCATCCCTTTCGTTAGTGGCGCTAGCATTATGTTCTTTTTAGGCGCAGCGTTTTGCTATTTTTTCGTAATCCCCGTCGCATTTAATTTCTTGGTAAATTTTGGCGCCAAGCAATTTACTGCGATGCCTACGATCGGCGAATATGTAGGCTTTTTCGCTAAGCTCGTCGTCGCATTTGGCATCAGCTTCGAGCTTCCTGTAGTAACCTTTTTCCTCGCTAAGATCGGGCTTGTAACAAATAAAAGCCTGAGCGATTTTTTTCGCTACGCAATCGTCATTATTTTCATCTTTGCAGCGGTGATGACGCCGCCGGACGTGCTTAGTCAGTTTATGCTCGCAACTCCGCTAATTGCGCTTTATCTGCTTTCGATCTTTATCGCCAAAATGATAAATCCGTATAAGCACGAGGATGACGAAGGCGAAAATTCCACGGACGTAGCGCAGGCGTGA
- the queA gene encoding tRNA preQ1(34) S-adenosylmethionine ribosyltransferase-isomerase QueA — MADLNLVGSYDYELPSELIASAPVMPKQSARLLIYDRAKQQITHAHFGDLADVLPPCDIIFNDTRVIKARLFGHKNSGGKIELLLNSPLEGNKFSAYIRGSVKVGSELSFEAGLEARVCELMEGGLRIVQFERGGKALNTHDVFEICERIGHVPLPPYIKRADTKQDESWYQSIFAREQGAVAAPTASLHFNDAMLNDLRKNHEIYFITLHVGAGTFKPVEVADLRDHKMHGELYSIPPQTAQILKSERKILGVGTTVTRTIENFARNGQSSGICELFLHPGNPPIRQNFLLTNFHLPKSTLIMLVASFIGLERTLELYRIAVEQRYRFYSYGDGMLVL; from the coding sequence ATGGCGGATCTAAATTTAGTCGGTAGCTACGATTACGAGCTTCCTAGCGAGCTCATCGCAAGCGCTCCCGTGATGCCCAAACAAAGCGCGCGCCTGCTGATCTATGACCGCGCCAAGCAGCAGATCACTCACGCGCACTTCGGCGATCTAGCGGACGTCCTACCGCCCTGCGATATTATTTTTAACGACACGCGAGTGATTAAGGCGCGCCTTTTCGGTCATAAAAACAGCGGCGGCAAGATCGAGCTTCTGCTAAACTCGCCACTTGAGGGCAATAAATTTAGCGCCTATATTCGCGGCAGCGTCAAAGTAGGCAGCGAGCTTAGCTTTGAGGCGGGTCTTGAAGCGCGCGTTTGCGAGCTGATGGAAGGTGGGCTTCGCATCGTGCAGTTTGAGCGCGGCGGTAAGGCTTTAAACACCCACGATGTTTTTGAAATTTGCGAACGTATCGGCCATGTGCCGCTGCCGCCGTATATCAAGCGCGCCGATACCAAGCAGGACGAGAGCTGGTATCAAAGCATCTTCGCGCGCGAGCAAGGCGCCGTCGCCGCACCCACCGCGAGCCTTCATTTTAACGATGCGATGCTAAACGATCTGCGCAAAAACCACGAAATTTATTTTATCACGCTACACGTAGGCGCGGGCACCTTTAAGCCCGTGGAAGTAGCGGATCTGCGCGATCACAAGATGCACGGCGAGCTCTACTCTATCCCGCCGCAGACCGCGCAAATTCTAAAAAGCGAGCGAAAAATTTTAGGCGTGGGTACGACGGTGACGAGAACGATCGAAAATTTTGCACGTAACGGGCAAAGCAGCGGGATCTGCGAGCTGTTTTTGCACCCGGGCAATCCGCCGATAAGACAGAATTTTCTGCTTACGAACTTTCACCTGCCCAAATCCACGCTGATAATGCTCGTGGCGAGCTTCATCGGCCTTGAGCGCACGCTTGAGCTCTACCGCATCGCAGTGGAGCAAAGATACCGCTTCTACTCCTATGGCGATGGGATGCTTGTGCTATGA
- the rpsR gene encoding 30S ribosomal protein S18, with protein MADKRKYTRKYCKFTEAKIEFIDYKDTALLKHCLSERFKIMPRRLTGTSKKYQEMVEKAIKRARQAALIPYIVDRKDVVVNPFENL; from the coding sequence ATGGCAGATAAGAGAAAATATACTAGGAAGTATTGCAAATTTACAGAGGCAAAGATCGAATTTATCGATTATAAGGACACGGCGCTGCTAAAGCACTGCCTAAGCGAGCGCTTTAAGATTATGCCGCGTCGCTTAACCGGCACTAGCAAAAAATACCAAGAGATGGTAGAAAAGGCTATCAAACGCGCGCGCCAGGCAGCCCTTATACCTTACATTGTCGATCGCAAAGACGTGGTCGTAAATCCATTCGAAAATCTTTAA
- a CDS encoding single-stranded DNA-binding protein, with protein MFNKVVLVGNLTRDIELRYLQTGTAVGKTGIAVTRRYNSSNGEKREETCFIDIDFFGRTAEIANQYLRKGSKILIEGRLKLDQWQDQNGQNRSKHSISVDTMEMLGSNQGGSGGYNQGGNYEGGNYGGSSGGYGGGNSSYGGGGGNYGGGNSYANRQNSNSRGAKNDYNASKQKEQSYESTIPEVDVDADKYDDGNDTIPF; from the coding sequence ATGTTCAATAAAGTAGTTTTGGTAGGTAATTTGACCCGAGATATCGAGCTTAGATATCTGCAAACGGGCACCGCCGTAGGCAAAACCGGCATCGCCGTCACACGCAGATATAATAGCTCAAACGGCGAGAAACGCGAAGAAACGTGCTTTATAGACATAGATTTTTTCGGTCGCACGGCCGAGATCGCAAACCAATACTTGCGAAAAGGCAGTAAAATTTTGATCGAGGGTCGCTTAAAGCTAGATCAGTGGCAGGATCAAAACGGACAGAACCGAAGCAAACACTCTATCAGCGTAGATACGATGGAGATGCTAGGAAGCAATCAAGGTGGAAGCGGCGGCTATAATCAAGGCGGTAATTACGAGGGCGGCAATTATGGTGGAAGCTCCGGCGGCTACGGCGGAGGAAATTCTAGCTATGGCGGCGGCGGCGGTAATTATGGCGGCGGAAATAGCTATGCTAATAGACAAAACTCAAATTCTAGAGGCGCAAAAAACGATTACAACGCATCTAAACAAAAAGAGCAGAGTTACGAAAGCACGATTCCGGAAGTCGACGTCGATGCCGATAAATACGATGACGGCAATGACACGATCCCATTTTAA
- the rpsF gene encoding 30S ribosomal protein S6: MRNYEVLFIVKPTLTDDEVKTKVDFVKEIITKNGGEIASVIEMGTRKLAYKIDKYERGIYFVIYFKAEPSLISELVRNLRITEDIIRFLTVKYETKREISAWDKLSKGIKLSPAKKEREPKAPVEPKEPEEAAKEGE, encoded by the coding sequence ATGAGAAACTATGAGGTTTTATTCATCGTTAAGCCCACGCTTACCGACGATGAAGTTAAAACAAAAGTCGATTTCGTCAAAGAAATCATAACCAAAAACGGCGGAGAGATCGCTTCCGTGATCGAAATGGGCACTAGAAAGCTAGCCTATAAGATCGACAAATATGAGCGCGGAATTTATTTCGTAATCTATTTTAAGGCCGAGCCGAGCTTGATCTCCGAACTTGTTAGAAATCTGCGCATCACCGAAGATATCATTAGATTTTTGACCGTCAAATATGAGACTAAGCGTGAAATTTCGGCTTGGGACAAGCTAAGCAAAGGCATCAAACTAAGCCCTGCGAAAAAAGAGCGCGAGCCAAAAGCGCCGGTAGAGCCAAAAGAGCCTGAAGAAGCAGCCAAAGAGGGCGAATAA
- a CDS encoding DNA polymerase III subunit delta codes for MYRKEFDGLIASGRVPNFVLLRGGDDFSNELYAQRLKQIYASENFLSLYFLEYDFEQARSFLEPSLFGGSNTLHIKTASLIKKEELRRLIALCKSDANNHLIYELNDSEISVSADFIKEFERNEVRFFKPSGVNEAIALLAQKCEMCGLFANTAALSRIYAIHNESLSLSASEIEKFASLGLELSLQNVNLMVYGLSEVSYDELFDKIFGLSDFRIDFYKMALGGGYNEMELINYFYRLIYRIFRLHAYVKINGRFDFKAVLGYQPPPSVAAQMQRYATGFSTRTFYKIFAHLNDLEFELKSEKNAAKDELLLASFLRLQRMLLSSLGQKANIK; via the coding sequence ATGTATAGGAAAGAATTTGACGGGCTTATCGCAAGTGGCAGGGTGCCGAATTTCGTGCTTTTGCGCGGCGGAGACGATTTTTCAAACGAGCTTTACGCGCAGCGATTGAAGCAAATTTACGCCTCGGAAAATTTTTTGAGTTTGTATTTTTTGGAGTATGATTTTGAGCAGGCGCGAAGCTTCTTGGAGCCCTCGCTTTTCGGCGGCAGCAACACGCTTCACATCAAAACCGCCTCTCTCATCAAAAAAGAGGAGCTGCGAAGGCTCATCGCGCTGTGTAAGTCGGACGCGAATAACCATCTGATCTACGAGTTAAACGATAGCGAAATTTCGGTGAGTGCGGATTTTATCAAAGAATTTGAACGAAACGAGGTTAGATTTTTCAAACCATCGGGCGTAAACGAAGCCATAGCGCTGCTTGCGCAAAAATGCGAGATGTGCGGGCTTTTTGCAAACACCGCCGCGCTTAGCAGGATCTACGCCATCCACAACGAAAGCCTGAGCCTAAGCGCGAGCGAGATAGAGAAATTCGCAAGTTTAGGGCTTGAGCTTAGCCTGCAAAACGTAAATTTAATGGTTTATGGTCTTAGCGAGGTGAGCTACGACGAGCTTTTTGATAAAATTTTTGGACTAAGCGATTTTCGCATAGATTTTTACAAAATGGCTCTGGGCGGCGGATACAACGAGATGGAGCTGATAAATTATTTCTACCGGTTGATTTATAGAATTTTTCGGCTGCACGCTTACGTGAAAATAAACGGTAGATTTGATTTTAAGGCGGTTTTAGGCTATCAACCGCCACCTTCCGTGGCCGCACAGATGCAGCGCTATGCCACCGGTTTTTCAACGCGGACGTTTTATAAAATTTTTGCCCACTTAAACGATTTGGAATTTGAACTAAAAAGCGAAAAAAACGCGGCGAAGGACGAGCTTTTGCTTGCGTCGTTTTTGAGGTTGCAGCGCATGCTGCTAAGTTCGCTAGGACAAAAAGCAAATATTAAGTGA
- a CDS encoding ribonuclease R family protein, translating to MKEFLRAFNSGVFEKDLSGEQKELARNLLNIGAISAHKGKLYLNDGYVFGRLDIARDGTGYLQSFDDRFKADLIIENRYLSGVHLGDLILAKILSSRKSRLHAKVLMCVKPAFLTSVVYTKSFGREILGVNVKTGLANPLKATQKSLKQLPSDTLLKIDNLTNEITEVIGSLSDPFVDEKISLAIYDKNDEFNEACKQQAASFGSEVDEALYPQRVDLQHLAFCTIDPIDAKDFDDAIYFDVKERTLYVAIADVSEYVSEYSPIDKEAKFRGFSIYFPHRSVPMLPRELSENICSLMPDLPRLAFVFKISLDENLNPQKQELFEAIIRSKRRYDYDEVDEILRTRKACEPEILSWLLPLNEICERLRRARLKRGFDFRTKELRITLDEHGLISSTRFETDTPSHKLIEDCMLLANKAAAARIERGVFRNHGSAELKKIYALLDDLALFGIDAPYQSNLAKMIGEIQAQADTMGIREEVDKLIIKAQKRAEYASESRGHFGLGFDNYTHFTSPIRRYSDLILHRLLKAQMRGDEKFYNYLLLNIDATCARLNELEREADKVAFDFMDRKFARWAAENLGKKFRCYIDENGNSVTAKLDDKLKGAKILVSNFAGDILTPVLVELTDANIASGVILGRVVKKI from the coding sequence ATGAAAGAGTTCCTGCGCGCCTTTAACTCGGGCGTATTTGAAAAGGATCTTAGCGGCGAGCAAAAGGAGCTCGCGCGCAATCTCCTAAATATCGGCGCCATCAGCGCGCACAAAGGCAAGCTCTATCTAAACGACGGCTATGTTTTCGGCAGGCTCGACATCGCGCGCGACGGCACGGGCTATCTGCAAAGCTTCGACGATCGCTTCAAGGCAGATCTCATCATCGAAAACAGATATTTAAGCGGCGTACACCTGGGCGATCTGATCCTAGCAAAAATTTTAAGCTCAAGAAAGTCCCGCCTGCACGCAAAAGTGCTGATGTGCGTTAAGCCTGCGTTTTTAACGAGCGTGGTTTATACCAAAAGCTTCGGGCGCGAAATTTTAGGCGTAAACGTCAAAACCGGTCTCGCAAATCCGCTCAAAGCCACGCAAAAATCGCTCAAGCAGCTGCCGTCAGACACCCTTTTAAAGATCGATAATCTAACGAACGAGATCACCGAGGTGATTGGAAGCTTATCCGATCCCTTCGTCGATGAGAAAATTTCTTTAGCGATCTACGATAAAAACGACGAATTTAACGAAGCGTGCAAGCAGCAAGCCGCGAGCTTCGGCAGCGAAGTGGACGAGGCGCTGTATCCGCAGCGCGTAGATTTGCAGCATCTTGCATTTTGCACTATCGATCCTATCGACGCCAAAGACTTCGACGACGCGATCTATTTTGACGTAAAAGAGCGCACGCTTTACGTCGCGATCGCCGACGTGAGCGAATACGTAAGCGAATACTCGCCTATCGATAAGGAGGCGAAATTTCGCGGCTTTTCGATCTATTTCCCGCACAGATCCGTGCCGATGCTACCGCGCGAGCTTAGCGAAAACATCTGCTCGCTGATGCCAGATCTTCCGAGGCTGGCCTTTGTTTTTAAAATCTCTTTGGATGAAAATTTAAACCCGCAAAAGCAGGAGCTTTTCGAAGCAATTATAAGATCAAAACGCCGCTACGATTACGACGAGGTCGATGAAATTTTACGCACTCGCAAGGCGTGCGAGCCTGAAATTTTAAGCTGGCTCTTGCCGCTTAATGAAATTTGCGAGCGCCTGCGCCGCGCGAGGCTGAAGCGCGGATTTGATTTTCGCACCAAGGAACTTCGCATCACGCTTGATGAGCACGGACTAATAAGCTCCACCCGCTTTGAGACCGACACTCCGTCGCACAAACTCATCGAGGATTGTATGCTGCTAGCCAACAAAGCCGCTGCGGCGCGCATCGAGCGGGGCGTTTTTAGAAATCACGGCTCGGCGGAGCTTAAAAAAATTTACGCTCTGCTTGACGATCTGGCGCTGTTCGGCATCGACGCGCCGTATCAGAGCAACCTTGCTAAAATGATCGGTGAAATCCAAGCGCAAGCCGATACCATGGGGATCCGCGAGGAGGTCGATAAGCTCATCATCAAGGCTCAAAAGCGCGCCGAGTATGCGTCCGAATCGCGCGGGCATTTCGGGCTCGGATTTGATAACTACACGCACTTCACAAGCCCGATCAGGCGCTATTCCGATCTCATTTTGCACCGCCTGCTAAAGGCGCAGATGAGGGGAGATGAAAAATTTTATAATTACCTGCTTTTAAACATCGACGCGACGTGCGCGCGGTTAAACGAGCTCGAGCGCGAGGCGGATAAGGTCGCGTTTGATTTTATGGACCGAAAATTTGCGCGCTGGGCCGCGGAAAATTTGGGCAAAAAATTTCGCTGCTACATCGACGAAAACGGAAATTCCGTCACCGCAAAGCTAGACGACAAGCTAAAGGGGGCTAAAATTTTAGTTTCAAATTTCGCCGGCGACATTTTAACTCCCGTGCTGGTGGAGCTTACGGACGCAAACATCGCTAGCGGAGTGATTTTAGGCAGGGTGGTAAAGAAAATCTGA
- the atpE gene encoding ATP synthase F0 subunit C, translated as MKKVLVLLFALCGAAFASEQLSAYTQIVSFSAITVAVVLGLAALGGALGMGNAASATLNGIARNPSVASKLSNTMYISLAMIEAQVIYALVISFILLFVNPFLTAGLKAAAN; from the coding sequence ATGAAAAAAGTTCTTGTATTGTTATTTGCGCTTTGCGGCGCGGCTTTCGCTAGCGAGCAGCTAAGTGCTTACACTCAGATCGTTTCTTTTTCTGCAATTACCGTTGCAGTCGTTTTAGGTCTAGCCGCTTTGGGTGGCGCGTTAGGTATGGGAAATGCCGCTAGCGCGACACTTAACGGCATCGCTAGAAATCCAAGCGTAGCTAGCAAGCTATCGAATACGATGTATATTTCGCTAGCGATGATCGAAGCGCAGGTTATCTATGCATTAGTTATTTCATTTATCTTGCTTTTCGTAAATCCTTTTTTGACAGCGGGTTTAAAGGCTGCTGCAAATTAA